The Pyrus communis chromosome 12, drPyrComm1.1, whole genome shotgun sequence genomic sequence TGTCTTGCCATATTTTTCCAGCCCCCTTCACACATATTTTCACGCAGCCACCACCAttcgaatatattttttttaccctaataaaccaaaaacaTCACAGCCGCAACCACCAATTCCAGCCTTCCCCCATCTTCacgcagccaccattcaccctaatatTCTATTCCATGTTTCCTCCCTAAGCCGCAAGCATCCCATCACCCTAAAATTCTCCCAACAGCCGCACTTTCTCCCTGCCATTCTAGCCGTCACTATCTATCCCAGTTTTGACTCCCAAAAACTGTCCAGCCGTGCATCCATTCCAGCAACCTCACAACAGCCGCAGCTTTTCCTCCACCTTCCTGCCACTATACCaaccttcctccatcactccaccaccttgccgcaccaccaatcatccctaaatccatccccaacccaaaataacatccaaatcatccatttaacctcactgccgcagcaaggagaagagggaagaggacttagacgcgcagaaattcaagtggattcgttgggcgttctaggtgtaatccatcctttgttctttatgtttaaattcaattttatttttcttgttgtgaacatgagaggctaaacccctatttagctagggggtgattcgaaaccatgtttaggcttgcaatatgatttgattacttttggttggaatttcatgaatggtgaattcaatttgtttaactgcttgatcgataacttatttatgtatgttgattgagagtgcacacttaattttcatgcatgaatatgacgctagaatataagtgaatttcacctaatagttatgaacttatagtcacaagtagtggaggttgcttataaacaatcgcgttaaataaattcttggcataagtttcatgcaatcatagtaacgaatgcctcgtcaacacttatagttttcatgatgcttaatgattcttgcttgtatctctattatgcaattcatgtagggaacttgtggggaatgctttgggttgtcgcatgcaatcatccaattcattaacttaaggaaaacttgacggttaatttaagcggacctaattaacccagggtgttgagtttcataattcatcgaaagaccaactgaaaatcaaattgtatgcaagtgtgacatgtgtggaaaagaaccttctagctagcattcatccatattttcatcacattcatatttacattctgcctttaaattccaatttgtgcatttagtttaatttcgtcaaaaccaatccccctttactttgttgagtcatagtagttataaatcactttagtttgtgtttataagtgttttgtattccttgagtcttttgatttgttttagtgttttattgtttagttttgcattctttgagtctagtttagtgtttctaacgtttgttttacgtttttgagtcagtttccaagtgatttagtaatccctcctaatccccggtctagaacgatccctacttgcatctttactacaattgtcaaaagagggttttaatttgtgtgcttaattatttcgcatcaaatttttggcgccgttgccggggattagcaaagttgctaatcccttgtcttgagtcttgtttaaattgtttagtttctgttttgttttaattttttgcaccgtgtgtgtgtgttttgtttttgtgccgtgtgtggcaccttatttccttacttgtgccgagtctattaggttgattgctaaccttgtttgctcttatgtgcaggtactagtttatgacccgtggctcacaacctgttcgtgagcatatctccgactttgacggtgatttcgagaggactttgagaaggaaaaagaaatcgcaaccgtctaatcctcctagtcccgaacctgaattagaagagcaagaagttgaagttgaggttgaagaggaggccacggattgggttgaagaggaagtaccaaccatggcagtggacaatcgaaccatcaaggagctttctgcctcgggtttggccaatgcagcacctctttgcatccaataccctagggcagcccctgagaagactgatgaatttgagttgaagtccagcttgctccaccatattccgaaataccatgggttggccatggaggatccgaacaagcatctaaaggaattcgaggtggtgtgctcaagtatgacaccggtgaacgtggacaacaacatattgaagatgaaggcttttcctttttctttggtggaaaaggccaaggattggttgtatgagttggctctcggaactgtcacatcatgggagagtatgaagcgagccttcttagagaagttctttccgacatcacgagtcattcttcttcgcaagaagattagtggaattcagcaaagccaaggtgaatcttttcctatgtattacgaacgttttaaatctcttgttgcttcatgtccacagcaccagatgaaagaggagctacttcttcaatatttttacgaaggccttttaccacttgaacggcaaatgttggatgcatccgcgggaggagctctagtggacaagacgcctagggatgccaaaactTTCATTGCCaatcgagcactcaatgcacaacaatatgaaggtgttgggcagagagacaccccacggccacagcatgtaaatgaggtaagttctatttctgagttacaatcccaaatggctaaccttacgtctatgttatcgcagtttgttgaaggTCCTAAGACGCAAGGaactacaatctgtggtgtatgctccattcaaggacaccaatctgatcaatgccctcaattaattgagaacggagggtgggaatctgccaatgccgtgggctatgggaatcagaaccaaccaagaggtgatcctttctccaacacatacaatcagggatggcgtgaccaccccaatttcagatggagagatgcaccacaatatggccaacaaagtggattccgacaacccccgggtttctttccaaggccaatggcaccacaaccacctcctcaagcacaatcatcccaaaccaactcaggtacgtctatgaatgacgataaaacatatcagttgctaaccacaatggcgcagggaatgcagaaccaagcaaaggaggttaatgagctgaagaagcaaatgggccaaatggccgaatttttgggacaaattcGTGAAagtggtaagttaccaagcactacggtagTCAATCCCAAGGGTGGTTTCGAATCTGCGAAAGCTATCACactaagaagtggaaaagaagtgggaaacaaggaagatgagaagatacgaatcgaagaagaggagaaaaatcaccccacggcaagggtggtacCACCCATGCCACAGCCATCTACGACCCCCCATCCATCCACCTCAGGTAAGGTTGTCCCAAATGTTGTGATTTCGAACACTAATCTGCCCGATGttcctttccctcgcagatttgcgcaatcgaagaaggaagaaagcgaaaaggacattttggatacctttcgaaaagtccaagtaaacattcctttacttgatgctatTAAGCAAGTACCCAGGTATgcaaaatttttaaaagaattatgcacaactaggaaaagaatttcaaacaaggaaGTTGTAAAAGTAAGTGAGAATGTATCagcggttttgcaacgaaagttgcctccaaaatgtaaggacccagggagctttactatcccatgcacaattggaaacactagatttgagcAATGCAtattagatttaggtgcttctattaatgttatgtcatattccatttatgcatctatgaacctgggtgagttaaaacaagatggcgttataattcaattggctgatcgttctaacgcttatcccaagggagtccttgaggatgttttagtgcaggtcaatcatcttatctttcctgcagatttttatgtcttagaaatggaggattcgagccatgctccatcattgccaatcttgctaggccgtccattcatgaaaacagtgAGGAcaaagatagacgtgtttacgGGAACATTAACCATGGAGTTTGATGGGgacattattaattttaatctttctgaaaccattaaatatccaattgaggaccattcttgttttgctaTTGACATTGTTGATTCTTTGGCACAGGTACATTTGAATCGAAGgaacgaagatgcacttgaagTAGCCTTAGTGCACGGCATAGGAGCAAGAAATGAGGGTGGGGGAATCCTTGCAAGCCACGGCATGGAATCTGACCATATTGCCGTGCCCCCTTGTAGTGAAGTGCTTGAAATGGTCGcggcccttgagtcattgccctcACACTCTGGTAAGTCTCCACTCTCACTTTTAGATTCGGTTTTGACTAACAAGTTACTTCCATCaattgtgcagccacctacacttgagttaaagccattacctagtcacttgaagtatgttttcttgggagaagaTCAGACACTACCTGTCATCATTTCTAGTTCACTCACGGGCcaagaagaaaacaagttgATAAGGGTGTTAAAGGAGCATAAACCtgccattggatggaccttggcggATATCAAAGGCATTAGTcccaccacatgcatgcatcgcatcctTTTGGAGGAGGGAGCCAAGCCATCTCGTGAAGCTCAACGTCGCCTTAATCCACCCATGTTGGAAGTAGTAAAAAAGGAGATTataaaattgcttgattgtggtgttatatatcctatttctgacagtcgttgggtgtcacccgtgcaggttgttccaaagaagtccggagtcacggtggtgaagaatgaagaacaagAGCTTGTACCCACTCGTGTTGTGACAGGTTGGCGTGTTTGCATTGATTACAGGAAGTTAAATGCCatgacaaggaaggatcactttccaTTGCCATTCCTGGACCAAATGctagaaaggttagccggttataaattttattgctttcttgatggatattccggatataaccaaattgtgatagctccggaggatcaggaaaagacaactttcacgTGCCCCTTTGGCACCTTTGCATATCGacgtatgccatttgggttgtgcaatgcccctgcgacatttcaacgatgcatggtgAGTATATTCTCTGATTAtgtggagaagattattgagatattcatggatgattttagcgtgtttggtaattcattcgatcattgcttgaataatctgaccttaattttgaaacgttgtgttgaaacgaatcttgtgcttaattgggaaaaatgtcatttcatggttaagcaaggtattgttctaggacatattatttctgaaaaaggcattgaagtggataaatctaaggtagaccttattcgtcacttaccctctccaacttcggttagagaggttcgttcgtttcttggtcatgcagatTTTTATAGGCgcttcataaaggatttctccaagattgcgcagccactatgccgattgcttcaaaaggaggtggttttcgagttcaacgaggcgtgtgagaaagcattcaaccacctcaaggaggctctcacttcggctcccattatcacacctccagattggagctttccattcgagttgatgtgcgatgcttcagactatgcgattggtgctgttttggggcagcgaaagaataaacaacctcatgttatttattatgcatctaggacactaaatgatgctcaattgaattactcaaccactgaaaaagaattacttgctgtggtatttgcattagataagtttcggtcatacttacttggtactaaagttattatttttactgatcatgcagctctcaagtatttgctcacgaAGAAGGAAgccaagcctagactaattcgatggCTGTTGCTtttacaagagtttgacattgagattcgggataagaagggcgtggagaatgtggtggctgaccacctcaGTCGAATGGTACATGAGGAAGCATCGCCAATTCCTGAAACCTTTCCCGATGAGCAATTAATGtctatccaggtaagtgagccttggtatgcagatttggtgaactttttggtgtctaaacatacTCCTAGCACACTTAATAGGAATCAACGTGATAAGATGATAAAAGATGCTAGGTTTTATGTCTGGGATGACCCATACCTTTGGAAATTTTGTCCTGATCAAATTGTACgacgttgtgtgaatgaatctgagtttcaatctattttaacattttgtcattcatatgcatgtgggggacattttggcacccaacgcactgcacttaaagtcttagaatgcgggttttattggccaaccatttttagggatgctaggacattttgccttacatgtgatcgttgtcaacgaatgggtaatataagtgttaaggatcaaatgccacaaaaccctatactttctgttaaaatatttgatgtgtggggaattgattttatgggtccctttccttcctCCCATGGTTTTATCTATATCTTGTTggcggtggattatgtttccaaatgggtggaagcaaaagccacccgtactaacgattccaaagtggttgcagattttgtgaagtctaacatttttgctaggtttggaatgcctcgagtccttatcagtgatggaggttcacatttttgtaatcgcacaatcgaggcactgctcaagaagtacaaagttacacatagggtttcgacaccctatcatcctcaaacaagcgggcaagccgaggtgtcgAATCGCGAGATAaaacagattcttgagaagacggttcgcccaacaagaaaagattggagcttgaggttagaggatgcattgtgggcttataggaccgcctacaaaacacccataggaatgtccccatttcggcttgTGTATGGAAAACCATGTCACTTACCGgtggaattggagcacaaggctcattgggccgtgaggaagttcaacatggatgtagatgaggctggaattcatcgtaagcttcaattgaatgaacttgaggaaatacggaatgaagcttatgagaatgcccgcatttacaaggaaaagacaaaggcctttcatgacaagatgattcgcaccAAGTCCTTCTCTGTGGGACAAAAAGTGTTGTTgtttaattctcgccttcgtctatttccgggtaagttacgttcacgttggattggaccctttgttattactaatgtttttcctcatggtgcagtccaagttcgtaGTTTCAAAATAGGgcaagagttcaaggtgaatgggcatcgcttgaagccttactacgagagctttgtagaacatgatgtggaggagacaacccactatgccgtgggttcccatgaaggttgatcaatgtggcatcgtccggctgcaagacgtaaaagaaagcgctacttgggaggcaacccatgcactcaacaaaggaagaacttgggaatcgctccacactcagatttgcgtccctaaacccttttcctttgttgcttactttttgttatgtgtaatgtgttcaattgtgtctaaaacattgaggacaatgtttagtttaagtgtgggggggtaacattctgttttgagctatttttgcatgaaattcgtagggtattaccacctaacatgtctaaacttgtttcccactgtgtttaagtgtttttaagctattttagagtgttttagagtatgttgacttaaaaatccgaaaatcccataaaaatttgaataattgttttgaaaaacccaaaaagagttgtttttgtgtgtttggttgtgtcgtaggtcaccttccaatacaatgatgaggatttggtttttaattgcatgatggttaaagaaagttacaaacatggatggacgtttgatatactctttggtttatgcttgtttgtagttatagtttacgaattcacatgtaatcacaaagaaaaaaaattagtttttgtaacatgcttgaaggaatgaactcaaactaacgctacatccctgtgagacttgagcctaaacgttatttggagagttaaaatatGTGCATTAAtgtttctaaagtcgttgcatgatctcattattcattgcttggttactacttagaaggcgttttatcacttagttccaaatgctagaactcatgcccatttcattcaaagcatgtcattgatttgcataacacatattcaagatgaagttgtgtagtgaccaccatcaaagccaatTAGCCATGTGTCCttaactcattttgtgtttaagtttaaccccattgagccgtgttagcccatgttctttgttaacccatatcatcctcacctagcctagattaggaccatccgtacccttgttcttgaagcatagtaagcatgaatgaattccttttgattatggtgttgcagaaaataagtgtgggggaaggattattgatgtgagttatgtgccataggcacggctagaaaaagaaaaaaaaaaaaaaaaaaaaaaaaaaagagaagaaaagaaaaagaagtgaaaaagagttccaaagtgtggtttgttgaagtaagggcccaaaacaatgaattaggccctaagagttgtttgaatcttcccTTTATGTCTAAAAGATGAATTCTGCATTCTAAGGGAATTCTAGGtcataatttcattactttacttactattgcttaaagaTCTTTTGTTTATCTTTACCTTTCCTTgtgagccaataccccaagccccgttacaacccttgacttctatcttgagtgttgtgcatttcaattgtggagtttgaatttggtatgagcatatggtgtcactggttctcgcatctaagtagtagcattccattcatgagatcatatctaaacacgtttaattactccagaaattgcgttctttgttataacatatgtgagtactagtttttcttgtttacatcaatcttctcacatataactagtgtagggtgtgtagtcagaaaatctgagtgaaaattgagtgcataactagtgaggaattgagggaattctctaaggcatgttgctacattcaaaatgtgttttaattgattaaatgcgaactagtgaatggtgactatgagtaagtatgtgctcgaggggaaggaagactaaaagctatgtgagtaatgatctttgatatgtcatgtttcattggaaatccctgaggcaaacgttggaaggcttaggttatgttttgtttgttttgtttcgttttgtttagtttagttgttttgttttgctcgaggactagcaaaagttaagtgtgggggaatttgataggagcatattcatgcgacttaattagcttgttttcgtgcatttatgttgtgtttatttagctattttagtgtttaaggccatttttgtgtattttcagattataaggccaaagtgtgcaagaagatgcaaattggagtcttttggagcgaaagaggaatgaatgagttgaagacttgaagaaacgacgaattcctactccaacgatgaattcttaccaaaacgaggaatcctactcaaacaaggtttcctacttgaagtaggaaagttaaccctaagtttcccgttttggtaaccttttctaaacttaaacgtccgtattttctagccactttgaaggccttgtaggcactttaggacacaaaacaatggccctagcccactttaaaCCACTTTGTCGTGCCTTAACCCTagtcccttcccttgccgtgcaagggggggcactttTGTCCAAAGTTGTGCACTTAAAACCTTTTTCCTTCTCCTAACCTAGCAGCCGcaatttttcacccaaatttcccacctttgccgtgggtccTATCACCAAAAACTTACAAGCCGTGGCTCCCCCCATGGAATTATCCCATTTATTTTCTAACCTAAGCCGTGGCCCCCCCCATTTTACCATGGAtcctaataaaataaaaaaaacaaaatcagctGTGCATCCACCCTAGAGATTTCAGCCATTCACCATAAtaaatcattcattcattcaacctAATTAAGATCCTGCCGCAGCCACTATATTCTAGATTCTCTCTGCCGTGTCTTGCCATATTTTTCCAGCCCCCTTCACACATATTTTCACGCAGCCACCACCAttcgaatatattttttttaccctaataaaccaaaaacaTCACAGCCGCAACCACCAATTCCAGCCTTCCCCCATCTTCacgcagccaccattcaccctaatatTCTATTCCATGTTTCCTCCCTAAGCCGCAAGCATCCCATCACCCTAAAATTCTCCCAACAGCCGCACTTTCTCCCTGCCATTCTAGCCGTCACTATCTATCCCAGTTTTGACTCCCAAAAACTGTCCAGCCGTGCATCCATTCCAGTAACCTCACAACAGCCGCAGCTTTTCCTCCACCTTCCTGCCACCATACCaaccttcctccatcactccaccaccttgccgcaccaccaatcatccctaaatccatccccaacccaaaataacatccaaatcatccatttaacctcactgccgcagcaaggagaagagggaagaggacttagacgcgcagaaattcaagtggattcgttgggcgttctaggtgtaatccatcctttgttctttatgtttaaattcaattttatttttcttgttgtgaacatgagaggctaaacccctatttagctagggggtgattcgaaaccatgtttaggcttgcaatatgatttgattacttttggttggaatttcatgaatggtgaattcaatttgtttaactgcttgatcgataacttatttatgtatgttgattgagagtgcacacttaattttcatgcatgaatatgacgctagaatataagtgaatttcacctaatagttatgaacttatagtcacaagtagtggaggttgcttataaacaatcgcgttaaataaattcttggcataagtttcatgcaatcatagtaacgaatgcctcgtcaacacttatagttttcatgatgcttaatgattcttgcttgtatctctattatgcaattcatgtagggaacttgtggggaatgctttgggttgtcgcatgcaatcatccaattcattaacttaaggaaaacttgacggttaatttaagcggacctaattaacccagggtgttgagtttcataattcatcgaaagaccaactgaaaatcaaattgtatgcaagtgtgacatgtgtggagaagaaccttctagctagcattcatccatattttcatcacattcatatttacattctgcctttatattccaatttgtgcatttagtttaatttcgtcaaaaccaatccccctttactttgttgagtcatagtagttataaatcactttagtttgtgtttataagtgttttgtattccttgagtcttttgatttgttttagtgttttattgtttagttttgcattctttgagtctagtttagtgtttctaacgtttgttttacgtttttgagtcagtttccaagtgatttagtaatccctcctaatccccggtctagaacgatccctacttgcatctttactacaattgtcaaaagagggttttaatttgtgtgcttaattatttcGCATCAGTCATGAGAAAAGTTAGGGTAAGCATGTACAAGTATCAGCTGGAAAGCATGTCTGTTCACCAGATGAG encodes the following:
- the LOC137710024 gene encoding uncharacterized protein, yielding MQNQAKEVNELKKQMGQMAEFLGQIRESGKLPSTTVVNPKGGFESAKAITLRSGKEVGNKEDEKIRIEEEEKNHPTARVVPPMPQPSTTPHPSTSGKVVPNVVISNTNLPDVPFPRRFAQSKKEESEKDILDTFRKVQVNIPLLDAIKQVPRNGGFEPCSIIANLARPSIHENSEDKDRRVYGNINHGVHLNRRNEDALEVALVHGIGARNEGGGILASHGMESDHIAVPPCSEVLEMVAALESLPSHSGKSPLSLLDSVLTNKLLPSIVQPPTLELKPLPSHLKYVFLGEDQTLPVIISSSLTGQEENKLIRVLKEHKPAIGWTLADIKGISPTTCMHRILLEEGAKPSREAQRRLNPPMLEVVKKEIIKLLDCGVIYPISDSRWVSPVQVVPKKSGVTVVKNEEQELVPTRVVTGWRVCIDYRKLNAMTRKDHFPLPFLDQMLERLAGYKFYCFLDGYSGYNQIVIAPEDQEKTTFTCPFGTFAYRRMPFGLCNAPATFQRCMVSIFSDYVEKIIEIFMDDFSVFGNSFDHCLNNLTLILKRCVETNLVLNWEKCHFMVKQGIVLGHIISEKGIEVDKSKVDLIRHLPSPTSVREVPLKYLLTKKEAKPRLIRWLLLLQEFDIEIRDKKGVENVVADHLSRMVHEEASPIPETFPDEQLMSIQSKFVVSK